In Spinacia oleracea cultivar Varoflay chromosome 5, BTI_SOV_V1, whole genome shotgun sequence, a single window of DNA contains:
- the LOC110799595 gene encoding uncharacterized protein, producing MADSNPTPPSPNNPSKTSSSTPNMAPKKPSESEIASLIKAYWIPATLFSLFFVFQLVFLPSAFPASHYDVIGVSRLSSIEEVKAAYDNLASKWNSGAELPTTNDFIKIRYAYELLTDPLWKRDYDLFGIDEHQDVLENILQYNSDKEYSLVNLPLLVGPADSLDIDFDSNSAGDFQSIVGGQRPRLIQVYSNGSNLCKQFSRNWKKIGTLLGEIADTGVVELGEVKLASQLAEKKTTGQLFFRNGLPSLIAVPQGCKTSNCLVRYEGDLSVDAVTDWFAITILRLPRIPYYTKDTLVPRFLAKSSYHKVKVLFFSDTGMRATPFMRQLARNYQDYASFACVLWREEEYTYWSSIYDVESAPATVFLRDPGTKPLVVYGAVNSSWFVDVMEDNKLHELPQLRTMTSMELGCDSRGYSRAGTNTKIWYCAIVVGRASPELNEMREVLRRAQQTLSEKSYPDAPYSDELEAHSATALKDKRLTLTWMDGEVQKNLCMFYIGGELSLDCCGPRRGIEDAPQVVMVRYMRNDSIDDPKDQRSSTSLLDSLKEDVDPVSQLVARYNGSAEPLQIIEWISKNIKDGDSAKLPFYRTSTPELVSENPDPLWFVSGEKIVSTRDGIKHRLQRVITWCRDLSGDPRIGPLLLLGALLSFGGIWFRRSQPTPSNESSQSQQTHTKKEIPKEWRNRRRPSATSDVPPSMTDMEPKDACQVEFSDSDSE from the exons ATGGCGGACTCTAACCCTACTCCTCCATCTCCCAACAATCCGTCGAAAACTTCGTCTTCAACACCGAATATGGCGCCGAAAAAACCCTCCGAATCTGAAATTGCGTCGTTAATTAAAGCATATTGGATCCCCGCgacacttttctctctcttcttcgtCTTTCAACTCGTCTTTCTCCCTAGCGCTTTCCCCGCTTCTCATTATGACG TTATTGGCGTCAGTAGATTGAGTTCGATTGAAGAAGTGAAAGCGGCTTATGATAACTTAGCTTCCAAGTG GAATTCAGGTGCTGAACTCCCTACCACTAATGATTTTATCAAG ATTCGTTATGCTTATGAATTGTTGACTGATCCATTATGGAAGAGAGACTATGACCTATTTGGCATTGACGAGCATCAA GATGTTCTGGAAAACATTTTGCAGTACAATTCTGATAAAGAGTACTCCTTAGTgaaccttcctttacttgttGGTCCTGCAG ACTCTCTTGACATTGATTTTGATTCTAATTCTGCTGGAGATTTCCAGTCGATCGTAGGGGGTCAGAGGCCGAGGTTAATCCAG GTATATTCAAATGGAAGCAATTTATGCAAACAATTTTCAAGAAATTGGAAGAAAATTG GTACATTGTTGGGTGAGATTGCTGACACCGGTGTAGTGGAGCTCGGGGAAGTAAAGCTTGCTTCTCAACTTGCTGAGAAGAAAACAACAGGGCAACTTTTCTTCCGAAATG GTCTTCCTTCTCTGATTGCAGTTCCTCAAGGGTGTAAAACATCCAACTGTCTTGTTAG GTATGAAGGAGATCTCTCGGTTGATGCAGTTACAGATTGGTTTGCAATAACGATACTGAGGTTACCTCGCATTCCTTATTACACAAAGGACACATTG GTTCCAAGATTTCTGGCTAAGAGTAGTTATCATAAG GTAAAAGTCTTGTTCTTCTCAGACACAGGGATGCGTGCAACACCATTTATGCGTCAACTTGCCAGGAATTATCAGGACTATGCTTCCTTTGCGTGTGTTCTTTGGAGGGAAGAAGAATATACCTATTGGTCGTCTAT ATATGATGTGGAATCTGCTCCGGCCACTGTCTTCTTGAGAGATCCAGGCACTAAACCTTTGGTGGTTTATG GTGCTGTAAACAGTTCATGGTTTGTGGATGTCATGGAAGATAATAAATTGCATG AACTTCCGCAATTGAGGACCATGACATCAATGGAGTTGGGTTGCGATTCACGTGGTTATTCCCGTGCAGGGACCAATACTAAGATTTGGTATTGTGCCATTGTTGTTGGAAGGGCAAGCCCAGAATTGAACGAAATGCGTGAG GTTCTGCGCAGGGCCCAACAAACATTATCAGAGAAGAGTTATCCGGATGCACCTTATTCCGATGAGTTGGAAGCACATTCAGCCACTGCACTCAAAGACAAACGATTAACCTTAACTTGGATGGATGGAGAGGTGCAAAAG AACTTATGCATGTTCTACATCGGTGGTGAGCTTAGCCTGGATTGTTGTGGTCCAAGAAGAGGTATTGAAGATGCACCACAAGTGGTTATGGTGCGTTACATGAGAAATGATTCAATAGATGATCCTAAAGATCAGAGATCCTCCACTAGTTTACTGGACAGTCTTAAAGAGGATGTAGATCCTGTATCTCAATTGGTAGCACGATACAATGGCTCCGCTGAACCGTTACAG ATTATTGAATGGATTTCGAAGAATATCAAAGATGGTGACTCGGCGAAACTTCCTTTCTAT AGAACAAGCACACCTGAGCTTGTTTCCGAGAACCCCGATCCACTTTGGTTCGTTAGTGGTGAAAAAATTGTTTCAACTAGAGATGGAATAAAACATAGACTTCAGAGAGTCATAACTTGGTGTCGTGATCTTTCTGGTGATCCAAGGATTGGTCCACTGTTACTTCTTGGAGCATTATTGTCTTTTGGTGGAATTTGGTTCCGTCGCAGTCAACCAACTCCTTCAAATGAATCTAGTCAGTCGCAACAAACCCATACCAAG AAAGAAATCCCAAAAGAATGGAGAAATCGAAGAAGACCTAGTGCAACTTCAGACGTTCCTCCTTCAATGACTGACATGGAGCCGAAAGATGCTTGTCAAGTGGAATTCTCAGATTCAGACTCTGAATAG